The following are encoded together in the Hippoglossus stenolepis isolate QCI-W04-F060 chromosome 12, HSTE1.2, whole genome shotgun sequence genome:
- the rrbp1a gene encoding ribosome-binding protein 1a isoform X5 produces MDIYDPQTLGIMVFGGFMVISALGIALVSTFSMKETSYEEALAKQRRELGKIQSGRSDKKKKDKVSEKKSRGKKKEDKPNGKIPEQEKTEEATDAEEVIEPVVAPVVAAAPEPVPEPVPAVEVKPAAAPAQVEPEPIPAAEPIPAAEPSPAPSPKEKKKKKVAKVEPASTQIAAPAPVSTPAPVKSSAAPPSTQAPVSAPAKSAPAAKSAPAPGKSAPAAKSAPAPAKSAPAQAKAAAAPAKSSPAPSKTAPVLQAVTKEVPVMAVPPVGSQQAPVVEAKAQEPKKKSSKKKSEPVAVVDSTDAPLYLPYKALVSTISSMVFSEGEAHRLIEILSEKVGIIQDTWHMAAQKGDPVAMLKKQVEEREKQLAAEQEEASAAKNRLRELTKELSAEKSKVAGVETRLSSQLSKREQEMIALQARMQASYQDHVAQTQKLNAKVLSLQDQLEKGPNAQLARLQQENSILRDALNQATSQAESKQNAELAKLRQECTKLTKDLGEKTESLLADEHIRKGLEAKVSAAEKQLSLLQAGHAESEQALQRRLEEVCEELRTTQSRSSSLQATLDKAQQEISTISDFQERTERLEADVRERSAQVEALTAQLEETQAEKSQLGQQVDSINSLLEASQNKKEDEDNQVNAAELEQLKLSLQEKDGQLSTLHEELKQLQTKQEAGENTIAELEQRNQSEDASVVTSLQEELQSLKEELEQIKNSAQSDGSAELTQLQDSLSEKDVLVTSLEEQLREVREQMTTDGQNQDIMAQLTALQSETKESLQTLFPQIPLETEQSNWLQEFTQKAQEVLNQQSQKVDSSTELPALLEKLKEAEESHSSLQAECEQYRTVLAETEGMLKHLQKSVEEEELVWKSKMADSEEQLRVALETVSKLEAEDQSVDKLNEQMMLLEAQLEKQSDNQGTSEEMEQLKLQLSECQSQLDLAQKESQAQKEELSQVQNELSQTTEKLHGEEARGQQLSEEFEQAQKTITDFQAQLDLLKVSAESPQTDSEDVAQVKERLDKEKKLSKDLGQAATKLQQLLKATQEQLTKERDTVKTLQEHLEGKGEYVELKEGTSV; encoded by the exons ATGGATATCTACGACCCCCAGACCCTTGGGATAATGGTGTTTGGTGGATTCATGGTGATCTCGGCTCTCGGGATTGCCCTCGTCTCTACCTTTTCCATGAAGGAGACCTCTTATGAGGAGGCCCTCGCTAAACAACGTAGAGAGTTAGGTAAGATACAGTCTGGTCGCtcagacaaaaagaagaaggacaaaGTGTCTGAGAAGAAGAGCCgtggaaagaagaaagaagacaaGCCCAATGGAAAGATCCCAGAGcaagaaaaaacagaagaggCTACTGATGCTGAAGAAGTCATTGAGCCCGTTGTTGCCCCAGTTGTAGCTGCTGCTCCTGAACCTGTCCCAGAGCCTGTCCCTGCTGTTGAGGTTAAGCCAGCTGCTGCCCCAGCACAAGTAGAACCTGAGCCCATACCTGCCGCTGAACCAATTCCTGCTGCCGAGCCTTCACCTGCACCCTCTcccaaagagaaaaagaagaagaaggtcgCCAAGGTTGAGCCTGCCTCAACCCAAATAGCTGCCCCTGCCCCAGTGTCTACCCCCGCACCAGTCAAGTCCTCTGCAGCCCCTCCATCAACCCAGGCCCCTGTTTCTGCCCCAGCCAAGTCTGCCCCTGCAGCTAAGTCTGCCCCTGCACCAGGCAAGTCTGCCCCTGCAGCTAAGTCTGCCCCTGCCCCAGCCAAATCTGCTCCGGCACAAGCGAAGGCCGCAGCAGCCCCAGCCAAGTCTTCACCAGCTCCATCCAAGACTGCCCCAGTGCTGCAGGCTGTTACCAAAGAGGTCCCAGTGATGGCAGTGCCCCCTGTGGGATCACAGCAGGCTCCTGTTGTTGAAGCAAAAGCACAGGAGCCCAAGAAGAAGTCCTCTAAGAAAAAGAGTGAGCCTG TGGCAGTGGTGGATTCTACTGATGCTCCGCTGTACCTGCCCTACAAAGCTCTGGTGTCCACTATCAGTAGCATGGTGTTCAGTGAGGGGGAGGCACATAGGCTCATCGAGATCCTGTCCGAGAAAGTTGGCATCATTCAGGACACCTGGCACATG GCCGCTCAAAAAGGAGACCCAGTGGCCATGCTGAAGAAACAAGTGGAGGAGCGGGAGAAACAGCTGGCGGCAGAACAGGAGGAAGCTTCTGCAGCAAAGAACCGTCTTAGAGAACTCACCAAG GAGCTGTCTGCTGAGAAGTCCAAGGTTGCCGGCGTTGAGACAAGGCTGAGTTCCCAGCTGAGTAAGAGGGAGCAGGAAATGATCGCCCTCCAAGCTCGCATGCAGGCCAGTTACCAGGACCATGTAGCCCAGACTCAGAAGCTCAATGCAAAG GTCCTCAGCCTGCAGGACCAGCTGGAAAAAGGCCCCAATGCCCAACTTGCCCGTCTACAGCAGGAGAACTCCATTCTCCGCGATGCCCTCAACCAAGCCACCAGTCAAGCAGAGAGCAA ACAAAATGCAGAGCTGGCCAAGCTGCGTCAGGAATGTACAAAGTTAACCAAGGATCTCGGAGAGAAGACGGAAAGTCTGCTTGCTGATGAGCACATCAGGAAAGGGCTGGAGGCCAAGGTCTCCGCTGCTGAAAAGCAACTCTCCCTGCTGCAG gctgGCCATGCAGAGAGCGAGCAGGCGTTACAGAGGAGGTTGGAGGAAGTGTGCGAAGAGCTCAGAACAACACAAAGTAGAAGCAGCAGCCTGCAGGCCACTTTGGACAAGGCTCAGCAGGAAATCAGCACAATCTCAG ATTTCCAAGAGCGTACAGAGAGATTGGAGGCTGACGTCAGGGAGCGCTCTGCTCAGGTGGAAGCCCTTACTGCTCAGCTGGAGGAGACCCAGGCAGAGAAAAGCCAGCTCGGACAGCAGGTGGACTCCATCAACTCACTGCTGGAAGCCAGTCAGAACAAAAAGGAGGACGAGGACAATCAG GTGAATGCTGCAGAACTGGAACAGCTTAAGCTCAG CCTTCAGGAAAAAGACGGCCAGCTGAGCACGCTTCACGAGGAACTGAAGCAATTGCAGACAAAGCAGGAAGCTGGC GAGAACACTATAGCTGAGCttgaacaaagaaaccagag TGAGGATGCCAGTGTCGTCACCTCGCTACAGGAGGAACTTCAGAGCCTTAAAGAAGAGCTGGAGCAAATTAAGAACTCAGCA CAGTCAGATGGCTCTGCAGAACTCACTCAACTACAGGACAG TCTGAGTGAGAAGGATGTTCTCGTCACCTCATTAGAAGAGCAActgagagaagtgagagaacagATGACCACTGATGGA cAGAACCAGGACATCATGGCACAACTGACTGCTCTTCAAAGCGAAACCAAAGAAAGTCTCCAGACACTCTTCCCACAAATACCTTTAGAGACAGAGCAG TCCAACTGGTTGCAAGAATTTACACAGAAAGCTCAGGAGGTTCTGAACCAGCAGAGCCAGAAGGTAGATTCGAGCACAGAGTTGCCa gcattACTTGAGAAACTGAAGGAGGCTGAAGAGAGCCACAGCTCCCTTCAGGCTGAGTGTGAACAGTACAGGACAGTTCTGGCTGAAACA GAAGGAATGCTGAAACATCTGCAGAAGAGCGTAGAAGAGGAAGAGCTGGTATGGAAGTCCAAGATGGCTGACTCAGAGGAACAGCTGAGGGTG GCTTTGGAGACAGTCAGCAAGCTGGAGGCTGAAGATCAAAGTGTAGATAAG TTGAATGAGCAGATGATGCTTCTGGAAGCTCAGCTGGAGAAGCAGTCAGACAACCAGGGAACCTCAGAGGAGATGGAGCAG ctgaagctgcagctgtcgGAGTGTCAGAGCCAGCTGGATTTGGCCCAGAAGGAATCCCAGGCACAGAAGGAGGAGCTTTCACAG GTGCAGAATGAGTTGAGTCAGACAACTGAGAAGCTGCATGGGGAGGAGGCTCGGGGGCAGCAGCTCTCAGAGGAGTTTGAGCAG GCCCAGAAAACTATCACAGACTTTCAGGCTCAGCTGGATCTTCTGAAGGTTTCTGCAGAGTCACCACAAACTGACTCAGAGGATGTTGCTCAGGTCAAG GAGCGCCTAGACAAGGAGAAGAAGCTGTCCAAAGACCTGGGCCAGGCGGCCACCAAGCTCCAGCAGCTTCTCAAAGCAACACAGGAGCAGCTGaccaaagagagagacacagtgaaaacactACAGGAGCACCTGGAGGGCAAG GGCGAATATGTGGAACTGAAGGAAGGAACGTCCGTCTGA
- the rrbp1a gene encoding ribosome-binding protein 1a isoform X4, with the protein MDIYDPQTLGIMVFGGFMVISALGIALVSTFSMKETSYEEALAKQRRELGKIQSGRSDKKKKDKVSEKKSRGKKKEDKPNGKIPEQEKTEEATDAEEVIEPVVAPVVAAAPEPVPEPVPAVEVKPAAAPAQVEPEPIPAAEPIPAAEPSPAPSPKEKKKKKVAKVEPASTQIAAPAPVSTPAPVKSSAAPPSTQAPVSAPAKSAPAAKSAPAPGKSAPAAKSAPAPAKSAPAQAKAAAAPAKSSPAPSKTAPVLQAVTKEVPVMAVPPVGSQQAPVVEAKAQEPKKKSSKKKSEPVAVVDSTDAPLYLPYKALVSTISSMVFSEGEAHRLIEILSEKVGIIQDTWHMAAQKGDPVAMLKKQVEEREKQLAAEQEEASAAKNRLRELTKELSAEKSKVAGVETRLSSQLSKREQEMIALQARMQASYQDHVAQTQKLNAKVLSLQDQLEKGPNAQLARLQQENSILRDALNQATSQAESKQNAELAKLRQECTKLTKDLGEKTESLLADEHIRKGLEAKVSAAEKQLSLLQAGHAESEQALQRRLEEVCEELRTTQSRSSSLQATLDKAQQEISTISDFQERTERLEADVRERSAQVEALTAQLEETQAEKSQLGQQVDSINSLLEASQNKKEDEDNQVNAAELEQLKLSLQEKDGQLSTLHEELKQLQTKQEAGENTIAELEQRNQSEDASVVTSLQEELQSLKEELEQIKNSASDGSAELTQLQDSLSEKDVLVTSLEEQLREVREQMTTDGNQDIMAQLTALQSETKESLQTLFPQIPLETEQSNWLQEFTQKAQEVLNQQSQKVDSSTELPALLEKLKEAEESHSSLQAECEQYRTVLAETEGMLKHLQKSVEEEELVWKSKMADSEEQLRVALETVSKLEAEDQSVDKLNEQMMLLEAQLEKQSDNQGTSEEMEQLKLQLSECQSQLDLAQKESQAQKEELSQVREQLGEVTMRAQSEQNGPAEAQPSQVQNELSQTTEKLHGEEARGQQLSEEFEQAQKTITDFQAQLDLLKVSAESPQTDSEDVAQVKERLDKEKKLSKDLGQAATKLQQLLKATQEQLTKERDTVKTLQEHLEGKGEYVELKEGTSV; encoded by the exons ATGGATATCTACGACCCCCAGACCCTTGGGATAATGGTGTTTGGTGGATTCATGGTGATCTCGGCTCTCGGGATTGCCCTCGTCTCTACCTTTTCCATGAAGGAGACCTCTTATGAGGAGGCCCTCGCTAAACAACGTAGAGAGTTAGGTAAGATACAGTCTGGTCGCtcagacaaaaagaagaaggacaaaGTGTCTGAGAAGAAGAGCCgtggaaagaagaaagaagacaaGCCCAATGGAAAGATCCCAGAGcaagaaaaaacagaagaggCTACTGATGCTGAAGAAGTCATTGAGCCCGTTGTTGCCCCAGTTGTAGCTGCTGCTCCTGAACCTGTCCCAGAGCCTGTCCCTGCTGTTGAGGTTAAGCCAGCTGCTGCCCCAGCACAAGTAGAACCTGAGCCCATACCTGCCGCTGAACCAATTCCTGCTGCCGAGCCTTCACCTGCACCCTCTcccaaagagaaaaagaagaagaaggtcgCCAAGGTTGAGCCTGCCTCAACCCAAATAGCTGCCCCTGCCCCAGTGTCTACCCCCGCACCAGTCAAGTCCTCTGCAGCCCCTCCATCAACCCAGGCCCCTGTTTCTGCCCCAGCCAAGTCTGCCCCTGCAGCTAAGTCTGCCCCTGCACCAGGCAAGTCTGCCCCTGCAGCTAAGTCTGCCCCTGCCCCAGCCAAATCTGCTCCGGCACAAGCGAAGGCCGCAGCAGCCCCAGCCAAGTCTTCACCAGCTCCATCCAAGACTGCCCCAGTGCTGCAGGCTGTTACCAAAGAGGTCCCAGTGATGGCAGTGCCCCCTGTGGGATCACAGCAGGCTCCTGTTGTTGAAGCAAAAGCACAGGAGCCCAAGAAGAAGTCCTCTAAGAAAAAGAGTGAGCCTG TGGCAGTGGTGGATTCTACTGATGCTCCGCTGTACCTGCCCTACAAAGCTCTGGTGTCCACTATCAGTAGCATGGTGTTCAGTGAGGGGGAGGCACATAGGCTCATCGAGATCCTGTCCGAGAAAGTTGGCATCATTCAGGACACCTGGCACATG GCCGCTCAAAAAGGAGACCCAGTGGCCATGCTGAAGAAACAAGTGGAGGAGCGGGAGAAACAGCTGGCGGCAGAACAGGAGGAAGCTTCTGCAGCAAAGAACCGTCTTAGAGAACTCACCAAG GAGCTGTCTGCTGAGAAGTCCAAGGTTGCCGGCGTTGAGACAAGGCTGAGTTCCCAGCTGAGTAAGAGGGAGCAGGAAATGATCGCCCTCCAAGCTCGCATGCAGGCCAGTTACCAGGACCATGTAGCCCAGACTCAGAAGCTCAATGCAAAG GTCCTCAGCCTGCAGGACCAGCTGGAAAAAGGCCCCAATGCCCAACTTGCCCGTCTACAGCAGGAGAACTCCATTCTCCGCGATGCCCTCAACCAAGCCACCAGTCAAGCAGAGAGCAA ACAAAATGCAGAGCTGGCCAAGCTGCGTCAGGAATGTACAAAGTTAACCAAGGATCTCGGAGAGAAGACGGAAAGTCTGCTTGCTGATGAGCACATCAGGAAAGGGCTGGAGGCCAAGGTCTCCGCTGCTGAAAAGCAACTCTCCCTGCTGCAG gctgGCCATGCAGAGAGCGAGCAGGCGTTACAGAGGAGGTTGGAGGAAGTGTGCGAAGAGCTCAGAACAACACAAAGTAGAAGCAGCAGCCTGCAGGCCACTTTGGACAAGGCTCAGCAGGAAATCAGCACAATCTCAG ATTTCCAAGAGCGTACAGAGAGATTGGAGGCTGACGTCAGGGAGCGCTCTGCTCAGGTGGAAGCCCTTACTGCTCAGCTGGAGGAGACCCAGGCAGAGAAAAGCCAGCTCGGACAGCAGGTGGACTCCATCAACTCACTGCTGGAAGCCAGTCAGAACAAAAAGGAGGACGAGGACAATCAG GTGAATGCTGCAGAACTGGAACAGCTTAAGCTCAG CCTTCAGGAAAAAGACGGCCAGCTGAGCACGCTTCACGAGGAACTGAAGCAATTGCAGACAAAGCAGGAAGCTGGC GAGAACACTATAGCTGAGCttgaacaaagaaaccagag TGAGGATGCCAGTGTCGTCACCTCGCTACAGGAGGAACTTCAGAGCCTTAAAGAAGAGCTGGAGCAAATTAAGAACTCAGCA TCAGATGGCTCTGCAGAACTCACTCAACTACAGGACAG TCTGAGTGAGAAGGATGTTCTCGTCACCTCATTAGAAGAGCAActgagagaagtgagagaacagATGACCACTGATGGA AACCAGGACATCATGGCACAACTGACTGCTCTTCAAAGCGAAACCAAAGAAAGTCTCCAGACACTCTTCCCACAAATACCTTTAGAGACAGAGCAG TCCAACTGGTTGCAAGAATTTACACAGAAAGCTCAGGAGGTTCTGAACCAGCAGAGCCAGAAGGTAGATTCGAGCACAGAGTTGCCa gcattACTTGAGAAACTGAAGGAGGCTGAAGAGAGCCACAGCTCCCTTCAGGCTGAGTGTGAACAGTACAGGACAGTTCTGGCTGAAACA GAAGGAATGCTGAAACATCTGCAGAAGAGCGTAGAAGAGGAAGAGCTGGTATGGAAGTCCAAGATGGCTGACTCAGAGGAACAGCTGAGGGTG GCTTTGGAGACAGTCAGCAAGCTGGAGGCTGAAGATCAAAGTGTAGATAAG TTGAATGAGCAGATGATGCTTCTGGAAGCTCAGCTGGAGAAGCAGTCAGACAACCAGGGAACCTCAGAGGAGATGGAGCAG ctgaagctgcagctgtcgGAGTGTCAGAGCCAGCTGGATTTGGCCCAGAAGGAATCCCAGGCACAGAAGGAGGAGCTTTCACAG GTCAGAGAGCAACTGGGCGAGGTCACGATGAGGGCTCAGAGCGAACAGAATGGCCCAGCTGAGGCTCAACCCAGTCAG GTGCAGAATGAGTTGAGTCAGACAACTGAGAAGCTGCATGGGGAGGAGGCTCGGGGGCAGCAGCTCTCAGAGGAGTTTGAGCAG GCCCAGAAAACTATCACAGACTTTCAGGCTCAGCTGGATCTTCTGAAGGTTTCTGCAGAGTCACCACAAACTGACTCAGAGGATGTTGCTCAGGTCAAG GAGCGCCTAGACAAGGAGAAGAAGCTGTCCAAAGACCTGGGCCAGGCGGCCACCAAGCTCCAGCAGCTTCTCAAAGCAACACAGGAGCAGCTGaccaaagagagagacacagtgaaaacactACAGGAGCACCTGGAGGGCAAG GGCGAATATGTGGAACTGAAGGAAGGAACGTCCGTCTGA